A region from the Brachyspira hampsonii genome encodes:
- a CDS encoding ankyrin repeat domain-containing protein, with translation MKVLGIIIFIISSYISYAQVSDDFKKLAATNKESALAQSVYSENIDEFKYVIENMENNKEYITYSITNSSYEWYDYIPNLSTNNFSNFVKVLLDNGMDINEKNNAGKSLILDVSKSYDSHRKPKFGTSEIIGVPDSKYKIETLINLGANINIQDNDGNGILHYILSRDNIGIEEYDIIEMLIKNAVNINLQNNDGDTALHKISYKKNNGHRDIDMEKKVISLLIENNADKNIKNNNGKKAYPGAFIYNIKLIFSKIFNDILYPIFMLLLIIIVAIPSFIFYAISGFIENLSGFFR, from the coding sequence GTGAAAGTATTAGGCATTATAATATTTATTATTAGTTCGTACATTTCTTATGCTCAAGTAAGTGATGATTTTAAGAAATTAGCGGCAACAAATAAAGAATCAGCATTAGCACAATCAGTATATTCTGAAAATATTGATGAGTTTAAATATGTAATTGAAAATATGGAAAACAATAAAGAATATATAACCTACTCCATAACGAATAGTAGCTATGAGTGGTATGACTATATACCTAATTTAAGTACTAATAATTTCTCTAATTTTGTAAAAGTTTTATTAGATAATGGAATGGATATTAACGAGAAAAATAATGCTGGAAAAAGCCTTATACTTGATGTAAGTAAGTCCTACGATTCACATCGTAAACCTAAATTCGGCACAAGTGAAATTATAGGAGTTCCAGATAGTAAATATAAAATTGAAACACTGATAAATCTTGGAGCAAATATTAATATACAAGATAATGATGGAAATGGTATACTTCACTATATACTTTCTAGGGATAATATAGGAATAGAAGAATATGATATTATTGAAATGCTTATAAAAAACGCAGTAAATATTAATTTACAAAATAATGACGGAGATACTGCACTTCATAAGATTTCATATAAAAAAAATAATGGGCATAGAGATATTGATATGGAAAAAAAAGTTATATCTCTTTTGATAGAAAATAATGCAGATAAAAATATAAAAAATAATAATGGAAAAAAAGCGTATCCCGGAGCATTTATATATAATATAAAATTAATTTTTAGTAAAATATTTAATGATATATTATACCCTATTTTTATGCTTCTACTTATCATTATAGTTGCTATACCATCTTTTATATTCTATGCAATATCAGGATTTATTGAAAATTTATCTGGATTTTTCAGATAA
- a CDS encoding Rpn family recombination-promoting nuclease/putative transposase: MELRPNNKNFNVLNDYFMRYMFAKEGHEHILKNLINSVRIDSNQEPFEYIEVLNTFNLKENVFDKESIADVKAKTKSGETIIIEIQRIGNHSFIYRSLYYWAKNYFTNLKSKDIYSDLTPVISINILDFNLIKDIDKPHSCYFIKELETNHILTNHLEIHFLELKKFNSDNKLYKDLSDWFEFLNSKDKLEDTMEILVKKNPIMKEVYDEYNKFVNSNDLYNGYSNYERDYFNVLMLNEERIKGIEQGIEQEKYSLARNMKNKNMDINLISELTGLSIEKIEKL; this comes from the coding sequence ATGGAATTGAGACCAAATAATAAAAATTTTAATGTGCTTAATGATTATTTTATGCGTTATATGTTTGCCAAAGAAGGACATGAGCATATATTGAAAAATCTTATTAATTCTGTGAGAATAGACTCTAATCAAGAGCCTTTTGAATATATAGAAGTGCTTAATACATTTAATTTAAAAGAAAATGTTTTTGATAAAGAATCAATAGCAGATGTTAAAGCTAAAACTAAATCAGGCGAAACTATAATTATAGAAATACAAAGAATAGGCAACCATTCATTTATATATAGAAGTTTGTACTATTGGGCTAAAAATTATTTCACAAATTTAAAATCTAAGGATATATATTCAGATTTGACACCTGTAATAAGTATTAATATTTTGGATTTTAATTTGATAAAAGATATAGATAAGCCTCATAGCTGCTATTTTATTAAAGAGTTGGAAACCAATCATATATTAACTAATCATTTGGAAATTCACTTTCTTGAATTGAAAAAATTTAATAGTGATAATAAATTGTATAAAGATTTATCAGATTGGTTTGAGTTTTTAAATTCTAAGGATAAATTGGAGGATACTATGGAAATATTAGTAAAGAAAAATCCTATAATGAAAGAAGTATATGATGAATATAATAAATTTGTTAATAGCAATGATTTATATAATGGGTACAGTAATTATGAGAGAGATTATTTTAATGTTTTAATGCTTAATGAAGAGCGTATAAAGGGTATAGAACAGGGTATAGAACAAGAAAAATATTCTCTAGCTAGAAATATGAAAAATAAAAATATGGATATAAATCTTATAAGCGAATTAACAGGGCTTAGTATAGAAAAAATAGAAAAACTATAA